In one window of Syngnathus scovelli strain Florida chromosome 20, RoL_Ssco_1.2, whole genome shotgun sequence DNA:
- the LOC125990136 gene encoding dihydropyrimidinase-related protein 5, translated as MGSMRILIKGGKVVNDDFTHEADVYIENGIIQQVGKELMIPGGAKVIDASGKLVLPGGIDTSVHLQQTFMNAAIQDDFYSGTKAALMGGTTMVMALVLPEQHCSLVDAYENCRSLADAKACCDYALHVGVTWWGPKVCNEMETLVREHGVNSFQMFMAYKDMMMLRDSELYQALQTCKDIGAIARVHAENGELVAEGAKEALDLGISGPEGIEVSRPEELESEATHRAVTIANRAHCPIYLVNVSSMAAGDMIAAAKMQGKVVHAETTVAHAVLNGMQYYHQDWVHAAAHVIVPPLRLDPNTPGYLMGLLGNDTLSVVASEHRPFNTKQRALGKEDFTKIPHGVPGVQDRMSVIWERGVVTGKMDENRFVAVTSANAAKIYNLYPRKGRIIPGADADVVVWDPDATRTISVGTQVQGGDFNLYEGMRCHGVPLVTISRGRLVCENATFMCAEGSGKFYPQRTFPDFLYKKMVQREKVQAYKGVDRDPYSGDVVKVTNAMKKDLGLSPIDGDAANKSVVRVQQGVRDLHESSFSLSGSQVDDHIPKRSSARILAPPGGRSSGIW; from the exons ATGGGGTCCATGCGAATTCTCATCAAGGGGGGCAAAGTGGTCAACGATGACTTCACCCACGAAGCGGATGTTTATATTGAGAACGGCATCATTCAGCAG GTTGGGAAGGAGTTGATGATTCCGGGTGGGGCTAAAGTGATCGACGCGTCCGGAAAGCTGGTTCTGCCCGGGGGAATCGACACCTCCGTGCATCTGCAGCAGACTTTTATGAACGCCGCCATCCAGGATGATTTCTACAGTGGCACCAAG GCAGCTCTGATGGGTGGTACCACAATGGTAATGGCGTTGGTCCTGCCTGAGCAACACTGCTCTCTAGTGGACGCCTACGAGAACTGCCGATCTCTCGCTGACGCCAAGGCGTGCTGCGACTACGCTCTGCACGTCGGCGTGACCTGGTGGGGGCCAAAG GTGTGTAATGAGATGGAGACTCTGGTCAGGGAGCATGGGGTGAACTCCTTCCAGATGTTCATGGCCTACAAGGATATGATGATGCTGAGGGACTCGGAGCTGTACCAGGCATTGCAGACCTGTAAGGATATCGGAGCCATCGCTCGCGTCCACGCCGAGAACGGAGAGCTGGTGGCAGAG GGTGCTAAAGAAGCTCTGGATTTGGGTATCAGTGGACCCGAAGGTATTGAGGTCAGCCGTCCAGAGGAG TTGGAGTCAGAGGCTacacaccgagctgtcacaatcgcCAATAGG GCTCACTGCCCTATCTACCTGGTGAACGTTTCCAGTATGGCTGCTGGAGATATGATTGCTGCTGCCAAGATGCAGG GTAAGGTGGTCCACGCAGAGACCACAGTCGCTCATGCAGTCTTGAACGGCATGCAGTACTACCACCAGGACTGGGTTCACGCCGCCGCCCACGTCATCGTTCCTCCTCTCCGCCTCGACCCCAACACCCCCGGCTACCTCATGGGACTGTTGGGCAA TGACACTCTGAGCGTCGTGGCATCAGAGCACCGTCCTTTTAACACCAAGCAGAGGGCCTTGGGCAAGGAGGACTTCACCAAGATTCCTCATGGAGTGCCTGGAGTCCAGGACAGGATGAGCGTCATCTGGGAGCGGGGGGTG GTTACGGGAAAGATGGACGAGAATCGTTTTGTGGCTGTGACAAGCGCCAACGCTGCCAAGATTTACAACTTGTATCCACGCAAGGGTCGCATCATCCCCGGAGCAGATGCTGATGTGGTGGTGTGGGATCCAGACGCAACGAG GACAATCTCAGTTGGCACTCAAGTGCAAGGGGGGGACTTCAATTTGTACGAGGGCATGCGCTGCCACGGCGTTCCCCTGGTCACCATCAGCCGAGGACGTTTGGTGTGTGAGAACGCCACGTTCATGTGCGCTGAGGGCTCCGGGAAATTCTACCCGCAGCGGACCTTCCCTGACTTCCTGTACAAGAAGATGGTGCAGAGAGAAAAA GTCCAGGCATATAAAGGGGTTGACCGGGATCCCTACTCTGGCGATGTGGTCAAAGTTACCAACGCTATGAAGAAGGATCTTGGCTTGAGCCCCATTGATGGAGACGCCGCTAATAAAAGCGTGGTGAGGGTGCAACAGGGGGTTCGAGACCTCCATGAGAGCTCTTTTAGCCTCTCGg GGTCCCAGGTGGATGACCACATCCCCAAGAGGTCTTCTGCTCGGATCCTAGCCCCTCCAGGTGGTCGCTCCAGTGGAATCTGGTAA